TCCCACCGGGCCACCTGAAGACGGGCAAGTCAGCCTCGCGCAGGAAGTCGATCACCTCCGGGTCCGCTGTTCCGACGTGATCGGTCGGAGACAATCGGACCGTATCGATCACGAGATTCGCCGTCGATTCCGTCCGCAGACTGACGGCGAAGAGCGACTTAGCCGACGCCTCGAAATCGTCGGGTAACTCGAGTTCGAAGTCGGCGCTGTCCTACGATTTATCTACGGACACCGTGGTGTCGGCGAAGGTGGTCTCGAGACGGCCCGACGAGTCGACCTCGTGTATCGAGATCGCGGCCGTCGTCGGCGTCACAGCGCGTTGCCGTGAGCGATCCCTCGAACCGACGCGTCCGGTGAGTTGGCAGCGAACACCACTGCGCGATGCTGGCGGGGGCCTCGTCCGATCGTCGATCGACTCGATCGGATCGCCGGTATCGCTCGGCGCTATCTCGAGGCGCTGTGCGCGATCGCCGGCGATTCCGACGTCGGGGCTCGTGGTGACCTCGACGCCGTCGTCACCGACCGGGAACCACCAGAGCGCAGTCGCGCGGTGGTAGGCTTCGACCATTCGATCGCCGTCGAGATAGTCCCGCTCGGACGCGTACGCACGGATTCAGTCGGACTTCGTGTCGGGATTGTGGACGGCCGGTCGCCGTCGACGGCCGGGTCTCCAACTTGAAATTTCCAGTCGACGGAGGTCGGGTTGTGCAGAATCTGGGCCGAAAACGCGTTCTTCGCGTTTCGCCTCGAGTAGAGGTATTCGCCGAACTTCCCGAACAATTTCGGATCGATCGGGTCCGCATCGTTCCCACCGGGGTCGACGAGAACCGTCGCGTCGGCGAGCGCCGAGTCGTCTATGGGGTGGTGTGTTAGCAAGTCGTCAGACGCCATACCCACCATTTTTCGTCGCCAGTGTAAATTCATCTCCCCGGGTCGAGTGTCGAATCGTGCATCGAGCGTCGAATCACCTATAGAGGGGGAATCTTCGACGGTGGCGAATCGGACACAGGCGATTTCGAACGCGAACCACACTCTCAGGGCTCGACCATCACGGTGACGACCGGACGATCGGCATCGAGCAAGACGGACTGGGTGACGCTCCCGAACAGCGCTTTCCCGACTGGCGATCGCGGTCTGCCGCCGATAACGATGTATCTGGCATCGACGGCCGCTGCTCGATCGAGGATCTCTTCTGCGGGATCTCCCACGCGCCCGACCGGTTCGTACTCGTCGATCGCATCCGCCGCGACGTCGGCGACGACTTCCTCGGCGAGTTCCTGCGCTCTGTCGTCCGAAAGCGTGTCTCGCTCGTTTAGATATTGATTGACGAGATACGCGTGGTCGTCCGCCTCGTAGACGAGGAGCACCTCGAGCGGTTCGCCGAACCGTTCGGCGAGCGTCTGGGCTTCCGAGAGGACGCTACTCGAGCCGTTTTCCCCGTCGATGGCTGCCACGATAGTCATGGAACCCGCTATCACGTCGGTGGGTAAATAGGTTCGCGGGCGATTCACCGCGTGCAATCGACAGCCGCCAGAGCTGAAACTGTATACGGAATCGGTTCTGTACCGTGAGAGCCGCCTCAAGGTCAACGGGGCTACAATCGTAACAAACGGAGTCCACGGAAAATCGAACACGAAGGCGGTCAACGTCGGTTTCAACTGCTTTTGTCCTGGGAGAGTCGGCGACTCACGCTCTGAGCGCGCTCACGTCGAAGACCGGTTTGCAGGTCTCGCCCGCGACGAACGACTCGAAGGCCTCGTCGGCCTCGAGCAGTGAATACCGGTCGTCGAGGAACGTCTCGAGGTCGACGTCGCCGGATTCGATGAGTCGCAGCGAGCGCTCGAAATCCTCCCAGGTCGAGGCGTACGAACACTGCAGATCGATCTCGGAACGAACCAGCGGCGAGTACGCCATCGTGGTCTCGCCGGTCTGGCCGATCATGACGATCTGGCCGCCCTTGCGGACTTCCTCGACCGCCATCGGCAGACCGGAAGGGTGGCCCGTCGTATCGAAGACGACGTCGTAGCCCGCGCCGTCGGTCAACTCCTCGCGAACGCCAGCGAGATCGTCGGCTTCGACGTTGAGCGTCGGGAAGCCGAGTTCCTCGGCGAGTGGAAGGCGATAACTCGTGTCGCTGCCGACGCCGGCGACGACGACGTCCCCGCCCTGCGAGTCTGCGATCTGTGCCGTCAGCAGGCCGATCGGACCGGGGCCGGCAACGAGCACGCGATCGCCCGCGCCGACGCGAGAGTTCTGGATGACCGCTCTGGCGCCGATGCTCGTCGGTTCGACCAGCGCGGCGTGTTTCGGGTCGACGCCGTCCTGAACGTGCTGTAGCGCCGTCTCCGGAACCGCGATGTAGCCGGCGTAGGCTCCGTCGTGATCGACGCCGGTGATGACCGCGTTCTGACAGACGTTCTCCTCGCCCATCTTGCACTGGTAACACTCGCCACAGCCTCGGATCGGGCGTTCGACGACCCGATCGCCCACCTGGAATTCGGTGACGCCGTCGGCGGTTTCGACGACGGTTCCGGTGTACTCGTGACCGATGATCGTCGGCAGTTCCATCCGTTCGAACGCAGACTCGAACTCGTAGATCCCCGCGTCGCTGCCACAGAGACCCGCGTAATCGACTTCGATCAGCGCCTCGCCTGGCCCCGGATCGGGACGCTCCCGTTCGACGAGTTCCATGTGGCCGTGCTCTCGGCTCGTTTTCGCAAGTCCACGCATGCAGTTGAATGCCGGGCGAGAGGATATAATTCTATTGGACTCGAGACCGGACGCCGAGTCTCACCGCGCCAGAAGCGGGTCGGAACGGCGTTACTCGATCTCGACTCGTTCGTCGCGTTCGGCCGCCCGATGGACGGCCCGAATCGTCCGCATGTCCGCGAGTCCGTGTCGACCGTCCGGGAGGATCGGCGCGTCGCCGAGGACGCGGTCGGCGAAGTAATCGAACTCCTCGCGCATCTCCTCGACGGCGCCGTAGTCGACGTCCTCGATCTCGGCGCGGAGGCTGCCCGACGAGAGGTGAAGCGTCGCCTCGCCGTGGAAGGCCGGTGCGAGTTCGATCGATCCCTCGGTACCGATGATCTTGAGCTGCGTATCCGTCTGTGCGTGCTGGCTCGTCGTACAGACCAGCGGCAGATCGCCCTCGAGCGTGAGCGTGAACGTCGCGTTCTGGTCGGGGACGTCGTCGAAAGCGTCCGCAGACGAGGACATCCGGGCGGTGACGTCGATCGGATCGCGCTCGAGCAGGAATCGGGCCGTGTTGATCGGGTAAATTCCCAGATCCATCACCGACGTTCCGTAGCCGGTGACGTCGGAATCGAGCCGCCACTGGTCCGGATCGGGGTTCATCTCGAGGATCGGCTGGGTGTTGTTCCCGTAGACGTGGGTCGGCTCCCCGATGAAGCCGTCGTCGATGAGTTCCTTCGCTCTGCGGACGGCCGGCTCGGTGTGCATCCGGTAGGCCGTCATCAGCGGAATGTCGGCCGCTTCGGCCGCCTCGACGAGTCGCTCGGCTCGTTCGACGGTGGCCTCGAGGGGTTTCTCACAGAGGACGGCCTTCCCGAGTTCGGCGGCGGTCTCGACGTACTCGAGGTGGAACGCGTTGGGGGTCCCGACGTAGACCGCGTCGTAGGCGTCAACGCCGGCCCCGTCGTGGAAGTCGTCGTAGGTGAGCCCCCGTTCGATATCGTGTTCGTCGGCCAGACGGTCTGCTTTCTCCTGTGTCGAACTGACGAGGACGGTCGTTTCGCAGTGGGACGTCTGCTCGATGGCGGGGAGAACGACATCGACCGTCCACCAGCCGAGTCCGACGAGCGCAAATCGAAGGGTGCCGTCGACCCCGGTCTCCCAGTCGCGTTCTTCGAACCGGCCAAGCACGGTATTGGTTTCCATGGGGGAGCCGTTTCGACCGAGGCAAATAAAATCGTTCGGTGTGCTCGAGACGAGTCGAGGCCGAACGGTCCGCGATTGACGTGATCGCTAGTTGGGACGGCGGCAACCGGAATACTCGAAGGAACATTCTCAGTAACGGAGGTACTGTTCTTTTTCTCAAAATTCTACTGTCGAAAAGGAGAACGAAGATAGCGTTTCGAAAAACTTCCGAGGCACTGAAAATCGTAATCGTCCGATAAAAGCAGCCATTATTTACAATCATACATTCGTAATAATTTGGCTATTACTACCGACAGCCGGTCGTAATACGATTCCACAAACCAACAGTAACTCGTTGTATAGTCCCTTTATTCGTCGATTAAGCAGTTCGAGATGACCGAAGGGGTGTCAGATAGTCAACGGCTAACGCACTAAATTCTGTATATAATTGTAGGTGTTCTGTAATAGAGAATACCGTATTCTAAACCGGAGAGGAAAATCCAGTGGAAACACGAGTGACGAGCGAAATAAGAGTGCGGTTTCGAGAACAACCACTGGGCACGCAAGTCGCGGTGAAGTGGAGCCGATGGACACTCGTGGCTATCGCTCGAGTGAACGATCACCGGTGATGACAGCGGGCCACCGCGTACTCGAGTACCCCGTGCGTGCGTGAGTCTCGCCGCGACGAACTCGAGAACGTTCGATCGAAAATCAGTGTCC
The sequence above is drawn from the Halostagnicola kamekurae genome and encodes:
- a CDS encoding zinc-dependent alcohol dehydrogenase; protein product: MRGLAKTSREHGHMELVERERPDPGPGEALIEVDYAGLCGSDAGIYEFESAFERMELPTIIGHEYTGTVVETADGVTEFQVGDRVVERPIRGCGECYQCKMGEENVCQNAVITGVDHDGAYAGYIAVPETALQHVQDGVDPKHAALVEPTSIGARAVIQNSRVGAGDRVLVAGPGPIGLLTAQIADSQGGDVVVAGVGSDTSYRLPLAEELGFPTLNVEADDLAGVREELTDGAGYDVVFDTTGHPSGLPMAVEEVRKGGQIVMIGQTGETTMAYSPLVRSEIDLQCSYASTWEDFERSLRLIESGDVDLETFLDDRYSLLEADEAFESFVAGETCKPVFDVSALRA
- a CDS encoding universal stress protein, producing the protein MTIVAAIDGENGSSSVLSEAQTLAERFGEPLEVLLVYEADDHAYLVNQYLNERDTLSDDRAQELAEEVVADVAADAIDEYEPVGRVGDPAEEILDRAAAVDARYIVIGGRPRSPVGKALFGSVTQSVLLDADRPVVTVMVEP
- the gfo6 gene encoding D-xylose 1-dehydrogenase Gfo6, which gives rise to METNTVLGRFEERDWETGVDGTLRFALVGLGWWTVDVVLPAIEQTSHCETTVLVSSTQEKADRLADEHDIERGLTYDDFHDGAGVDAYDAVYVGTPNAFHLEYVETAAELGKAVLCEKPLEATVERAERLVEAAEAADIPLMTAYRMHTEPAVRRAKELIDDGFIGEPTHVYGNNTQPILEMNPDPDQWRLDSDVTGYGTSVMDLGIYPINTARFLLERDPIDVTARMSSSADAFDDVPDQNATFTLTLEGDLPLVCTTSQHAQTDTQLKIIGTEGSIELAPAFHGEATLHLSSGSLRAEIEDVDYGAVEEMREEFDYFADRVLGDAPILPDGRHGLADMRTIRAVHRAAERDERVEIE